Proteins found in one archaeon genomic segment:
- a CDS encoding 30S ribosomal protein S19 codes for MPKEFRFRGKSLDELNAMSTESLIGLLSSRARRSLNRGVSEDKRKLLEDARKIKEGKSEGQIKTHARDMIVLPAMVGLTIGVHNGKEFVSLEVKPEMIGRFLGEYVITNKKVVHGTPGIGSSRSSLYVPLK; via the coding sequence TTGCCGAAGGAGTTCCGCTTCAGGGGCAAGTCGCTCGACGAGCTCAACGCGATGTCCACGGAGTCTCTTATTGGCCTGCTCTCTTCGAGGGCGAGGAGGTCCTTGAACAGGGGGGTCTCCGAGGACAAGAGGAAGCTCCTCGAGGACGCTAGGAAGATCAAGGAAGGGAAGTCTGAGGGTCAGATCAAGACGCACGCGAGGGACATGATAGTCCTTCCGGCGATGGTCGGACTCACGATAGGAGTCCACAACGGGAAGGAGTTCGTCTCTCTTGAGGTCAAGCCCGAGATGATAGGGAGGTTCCTCGGAGAGTATGTGATCACCAACAAGAAGGTCGTCCACGGGACCCCGGGCATCGGCTCAAGCCGGTCGAGCCTCTACGTGCCGCTGAAGTAA